From the genome of Yersinia enterocolitica, one region includes:
- a CDS encoding exotoxin translates to MELKRMTKPNMRLSHKYCWLIACVLFLFPLYSQASAWVSTQTRTGGQYTGTFSWPTEELSNVLCTSSSCSVAICHYSTLEAERCVNPSGASTRVIVSQGATAQTMRDAFVSRNGASGSWSTTTPVLSSSNTCFGILYWQGVGDLNFTGNQIPGSYCGAVPPTPETCEVTNDVYINHGSLNQQNVDGAIKSEPLIINCTARTSVKLTLVGGKNINLGQNGNLTSTLKVSGQDLSNGVTVTAAIGNTPFQIESTLHAPALPDAGTFSGSGVVIMSYL, encoded by the coding sequence ATGGAACTTAAACGAATGACAAAGCCTAATATGCGACTAAGTCATAAATATTGCTGGCTAATTGCTTGCGTACTGTTTTTATTTCCGCTTTATAGTCAGGCCAGTGCCTGGGTTTCGACGCAAACACGAACCGGCGGTCAATATACCGGAACATTCTCCTGGCCGACGGAGGAGTTGAGCAACGTACTTTGTACCTCCTCATCTTGTTCTGTGGCGATATGTCACTACTCCACTCTTGAAGCTGAGCGGTGTGTTAACCCGAGTGGGGCATCAACGCGAGTCATTGTTTCTCAAGGAGCAACGGCGCAGACCATGCGAGATGCGTTTGTCAGTCGCAATGGCGCTTCTGGAAGTTGGAGCACCACGACCCCGGTTTTGAGTTCATCAAACACCTGTTTTGGCATTCTCTATTGGCAAGGGGTTGGTGATTTAAACTTTACCGGTAATCAGATCCCAGGCTCTTATTGTGGTGCGGTTCCTCCAACGCCAGAAACCTGTGAGGTTACCAATGATGTCTATATCAACCACGGCTCGCTTAATCAGCAAAATGTCGATGGTGCGATAAAAAGTGAACCGCTCATTATCAACTGTACAGCCAGAACATCGGTGAAATTAACGCTGGTCGGCGGGAAAAATATTAATCTTGGGCAAAATGGCAATCTGACTTCGACCTTAAAAGTGTCAGGGCAAGACTTATCCAATGGCGTGACGGTAACGGCAGCGATAGGCAACACCCCTTTCCAGATCGAATCAACACTTCATGCGCCAGCATTGCCTGACGCAGGTACATTTAGCGGGAGTGGAGTGGTTATTATGTCCTATCTCTAA
- a CDS encoding type 1 fimbrial protein, which translates to MTNLNLLMRRGRAILSILILNLFWMIPVSAADNMRFHGALVAEPCTIRPGDEAISLNFGTIVDKYLYSNQRTSGKQFQLHLVDCDISLGTTANIVFTGNDSVNLPGLLAVDGSDVGIAIGLETMAGTPLYLNQSSDDIALDTGNNVITLKAYVRGEPEAISQRTIKRGEFNAVATFNLQYY; encoded by the coding sequence ATGACTAATTTAAATCTGCTGATGCGCCGTGGGCGAGCTATTTTAAGTATTCTAATTCTGAATTTATTTTGGATGATACCGGTATCGGCCGCTGACAATATGCGTTTTCATGGTGCCTTGGTCGCAGAGCCTTGCACTATTCGTCCCGGTGATGAAGCTATTAGTTTGAATTTTGGCACTATCGTCGATAAATATCTGTATTCGAATCAGCGTACATCAGGTAAACAGTTTCAACTACATCTGGTCGATTGCGATATCAGCTTAGGTACGACAGCCAATATTGTATTTACTGGTAATGATAGTGTTAATTTACCTGGGTTATTGGCGGTTGATGGCAGTGATGTTGGAATCGCCATTGGTCTTGAAACAATGGCGGGGACACCTCTGTATCTGAATCAGTCGAGTGACGATATTGCACTTGATACAGGAAATAACGTTATTACCTTGAAAGCTTATGTTCGGGGTGAACCCGAGGCGATATCTCAACGTACTATTAAGCGCGGTGAGTTCAATGCGGTCGCAACATTTAATCTGCAATATTATTAA
- a CDS encoding pilus assembly protein yields the protein MKNGSLISRCSIAVVLTLSSTLVYADDVLFTGTLINPAPCVINGGNTIDVPFGENLGVNKIDGINYTRDVPYSMTCETTSSSLELGLTIVSASVTTFDSAAIQTDVQDLGIRLLKNGVPFALNTRVAYDKNNPPVLKAVPVKAAGATLSEGSFEATATLLVDYQ from the coding sequence ATGAAAAACGGATCACTGATATCGCGTTGTTCCATTGCGGTGGTACTGACACTGAGTAGCACGCTGGTGTATGCGGATGACGTATTGTTCACGGGGACATTAATTAACCCCGCCCCTTGTGTGATTAATGGGGGAAATACGATAGATGTGCCTTTCGGGGAAAATCTGGGCGTGAACAAGATCGATGGTATTAATTATACCCGGGATGTGCCTTACAGCATGACCTGCGAAACAACCAGTAGCAGTTTGGAATTAGGTCTAACGATTGTCAGTGCATCGGTTACTACATTTGACTCCGCAGCGATACAAACCGATGTTCAGGATCTGGGTATTCGTTTACTGAAAAACGGTGTTCCTTTTGCACTTAATACCCGTGTTGCTTATGACAAAAATAACCCACCGGTACTTAAGGCCGTACCTGTTAAAGCTGCTGGGGCAACATTAAGTGAAGGAAGTTTTGAGGCTACCGCTACTTTATTAGTGGATTATCAATAG
- a CDS encoding exotoxin, whose amino-acid sequence MKINSLISRCSIAVVLTLGSTLAYADNMLFSGTLINPPPCVINNTGTILVGFGNDVLTSRVDGTQYMQPVTYTLNCTGAVSNALKMTIKGNGAGFDSSVLSTNNSALGIKLLRNDQALSLNSAFTFSYPTIPVLKAVPVKQPGATLSAGDFYGTATMVVEYQ is encoded by the coding sequence ATGAAAATTAATTCACTGATTTCACGCTGTTCCATTGCGGTGGTACTGACTCTCGGCAGTACGTTGGCCTATGCGGACAACATGCTGTTCTCCGGCACATTAATTAATCCTCCGCCCTGCGTGATTAACAATACCGGCACTATCCTTGTCGGTTTTGGCAATGATGTTCTGACTTCGCGGGTTGATGGCACTCAGTATATGCAGCCGGTGACCTATACATTGAATTGTACTGGGGCTGTATCCAATGCGCTGAAAATGACAATTAAAGGAAATGGTGCTGGTTTTGATTCCAGTGTCTTGAGCACGAATAATTCGGCGCTGGGGATCAAATTGCTACGTAATGATCAAGCATTGTCACTGAATAGTGCTTTCACCTTTTCCTATCCGACTATCCCGGTGCTGAAGGCCGTACCGGTCAAACAACCCGGTGCAACGTTGAGCGCGGGAGATTTTTACGGTACAGCGACCATGGTTGTGGAGTATCAGTAA
- a CDS encoding exotoxin, giving the protein MNKEYGMTVVCKGIVTRRAMTSIFGMTAIVGTAAAVMTMLLSSSAWALNKSATVNVSVTIFAAPPCEINGNNTINVNFGDTVLTSNIDGSNYMQPVNYTLNCTSAASNALKLSINGNGANFDTSVLKTSNSGLGIKLIRNGQSFPLNTASNFTYPNVPVLQAVPVKQTNATLSTGYFSGSATLVVEYQ; this is encoded by the coding sequence ATGAATAAGGAATATGGGATGACTGTTGTTTGTAAGGGAATAGTTACCCGGCGGGCCATGACGTCCATCTTTGGGATGACAGCCATCGTAGGGACAGCGGCCGCAGTGATGACTATGTTGTTAAGTAGCTCAGCATGGGCATTAAATAAGTCTGCGACAGTCAATGTCTCAGTCACTATTTTTGCCGCACCGCCTTGCGAGATTAACGGTAACAATACTATCAACGTTAATTTTGGCGATACCGTCCTGACATCAAATATTGATGGTAGCAACTACATGCAGCCGGTGAATTATACGTTGAACTGTACTTCGGCCGCCTCTAATGCACTGAAATTAAGCATTAATGGTAATGGGGCAAATTTTGATACCAGTGTCTTGAAAACGAGTAATTCAGGTCTGGGGATCAAGTTGATACGTAATGGGCAGTCATTCCCACTGAATACGGCATCCAACTTTACCTATCCGAATGTTCCTGTATTGCAGGCGGTACCGGTTAAACAAACAAATGCAACGTTGAGCACGGGCTATTTTTCCGGCTCAGCGACCCTGGTTGTGGAGTACCAGTAA
- a CDS encoding molecular chaperone yields MNSKEKVMKLNNKLRITAILVTALMAQQATAAIALDRTRAILNGGDKSISLNISNQNKELPYLAQGWIEDEQGNKINSPLTVVPPVQRVEPGAMSQLKIQSLPAVSQLAQDRETLFYFNLREIPPRSDKPNTLQIALQTRIKLFYRPVSIVPQKADMSTPWQEKLQLTRQGDRYQVNNPTPYYITLVDASDDKAGKTAADFKPLMIAPKAQSMLDVSAAALGSKPVLTYVNDFGGRPKLIFSCSGSTCSVVESIK; encoded by the coding sequence ATTAATTCGAAGGAAAAGGTAATGAAATTGAATAACAAACTGCGTATCACCGCGATTTTGGTGACGGCACTTATGGCTCAGCAAGCAACAGCAGCGATTGCACTGGATAGAACCCGGGCGATTCTTAATGGCGGCGATAAGTCGATCAGCTTGAACATCAGCAACCAGAATAAGGAGCTACCTTATCTGGCGCAGGGATGGATTGAAGATGAGCAGGGTAACAAAATCAATTCACCGTTGACGGTAGTTCCACCGGTTCAGCGAGTAGAGCCTGGCGCGATGAGTCAGTTAAAAATACAAAGCTTGCCTGCTGTGAGTCAGTTGGCGCAAGACCGGGAAACCTTGTTCTATTTTAACCTGCGTGAAATTCCACCGCGGTCGGACAAACCCAATACTTTGCAGATTGCACTGCAAACGCGCATCAAACTTTTCTACCGCCCAGTTAGCATCGTGCCACAAAAGGCTGATATGTCGACACCTTGGCAAGAGAAGTTACAGCTGACTCGTCAGGGTGATCGTTATCAGGTTAATAACCCAACGCCGTATTACATCACGTTGGTCGATGCCAGTGACGACAAAGCCGGGAAAACAGCAGCCGACTTCAAGCCGCTGATGATCGCACCAAAAGCGCAAAGCATGTTGGATGTCAGTGCCGCCGCATTGGGCAGCAAACCGGTACTAACTTATGTCAATGATTTTGGCGGTCGTCCCAAGCTGATATTTAGCTGTTCGGGGAGCACGTGTTCTGTGGTTGAAAGCATCAAGTAA
- a CDS encoding outer membrane usher protein: MSKVTYPMVSARSITSGFARRDLLRILIAVALSGNAYGAQARDDIQFNTDVLDTKDRANFDLSQFSQRGYIMPGHYNLLVSMNKQELSEQPVVFYVSEKDPNKSEACLTPQLIELLALKEDSFQKLTWSRNGECLDISSLPGLTVEGDLAKSALYLSVPQAWLEYSEPDWDPPSRWEDGIPGVLFDYNLLGQLNRQETNNTNNNTLSGNGTTGANLGAWRFRADWQTRVDQSSGSSTERQWDWSRYYAYRAIPNLGAKLTLGEDFLNSAIFDSFRFSGASLATDDNMLPPNLRGYAPEITGVARTNARVVVSQQGRVLSETLVAAGPFRIQNLNSFVSGTLDVRVEELDGQVQQFQVNTASIPYLTRPGMVRYRMAAGKPSDIGRRSEGPVFGTGEFSWGINSGWSLFGGGISGENEYQAASIGVGRDLMEFGAVSVDMTQSWANLPEQGTLSGGSYRVNYSKNFQETGSQVTFAGYRFSERNFMSMTEYLDARYRNNDVGGNKEMYTISFNQQFQDLGLSAYLNYSHQTYWDRSANDRYNLSLSRYFDIGKVKNVSLTFSAYRNRYNESNDDGVYLSMSMPFGNSATISYSATVSGREHSQRVGYTDRLDAHNNYQINTGVARSGALVSGNYNHIGNSADINANASYQEGQYSSVGLGIQGGATITPEGGALHRVNTLGGTRLLLDTQGVSGVPVQGYGSSIRTNQFGKAVVGDVNSYYRNRASIDIDNLADDVEARGTIAQVTLTEGAIGYRRFNVISGEKAMAMIRMADGTSPPFGATVLNENQQETGIVNDDGSTYLSGIKAGETMSVHWNGKAQCSITLPQALSPAILANLLLPCQPIATGDKPPVSQ; encoded by the coding sequence ATGAGTAAGGTGACATATCCCATGGTATCCGCTCGTTCCATCACCTCCGGTTTTGCCCGTCGTGATTTATTGCGAATTTTGATTGCAGTTGCATTAAGTGGCAATGCTTATGGAGCGCAAGCCCGTGATGATATTCAGTTTAATACCGATGTGCTGGATACCAAGGATCGCGCTAATTTTGACCTGAGTCAGTTCTCCCAACGCGGCTACATCATGCCTGGGCACTATAACTTATTGGTTAGTATGAATAAGCAGGAGCTCAGCGAACAGCCGGTTGTGTTCTACGTCTCAGAAAAAGATCCTAATAAAAGTGAGGCCTGTTTAACACCCCAGTTAATTGAGTTGCTGGCATTGAAAGAAGACAGCTTCCAAAAGCTGACCTGGTCGCGTAATGGGGAGTGTCTCGATATCAGCAGCTTACCCGGTCTGACCGTGGAAGGTGATTTGGCGAAGTCAGCACTGTACCTGAGTGTGCCGCAAGCCTGGCTGGAATACAGCGAACCCGATTGGGATCCCCCTTCTCGTTGGGAGGATGGTATTCCCGGAGTGCTGTTCGATTACAACTTGTTAGGGCAATTGAACCGCCAGGAAACGAACAATACCAATAACAATACGTTAAGCGGAAACGGGACCACCGGCGCTAACTTGGGTGCCTGGCGATTCCGTGCTGATTGGCAAACGCGGGTTGACCAATCATCGGGTTCATCGACTGAGCGTCAGTGGGATTGGAGCCGCTATTACGCCTATCGCGCTATCCCGAATTTGGGTGCCAAGTTGACGCTGGGTGAAGATTTTCTGAACTCCGCCATCTTTGATAGCTTCCGCTTTAGCGGCGCTAGTCTGGCGACCGATGACAATATGTTACCGCCTAATTTGCGTGGCTATGCCCCTGAAATTACTGGTGTTGCCCGTACCAACGCGCGAGTTGTTGTGAGTCAGCAAGGGCGTGTGTTGAGTGAAACACTGGTCGCGGCCGGTCCTTTCCGTATTCAGAACTTGAACAGTTTTGTTTCCGGCACGCTGGATGTGCGAGTCGAGGAACTTGACGGACAAGTTCAACAATTCCAAGTGAATACCGCCAGTATTCCTTATCTGACCCGCCCTGGCATGGTGCGCTATCGCATGGCTGCCGGTAAGCCTTCGGATATCGGACGTCGGTCTGAAGGGCCAGTATTTGGTACCGGGGAATTCTCCTGGGGGATCAATAGCGGCTGGTCATTGTTTGGTGGTGGGATCAGTGGTGAAAACGAATATCAAGCGGCATCCATCGGGGTTGGCCGTGATTTGATGGAATTTGGTGCCGTATCGGTTGATATGACCCAATCTTGGGCCAATTTACCCGAGCAAGGTACGTTGAGTGGCGGCTCTTACCGAGTCAACTATTCGAAAAACTTTCAGGAAACAGGCAGTCAGGTGACATTTGCTGGCTATCGCTTCTCTGAACGTAACTTTATGAGCATGACTGAATATCTCGACGCGCGTTATCGCAACAATGACGTGGGTGGCAATAAAGAGATGTACACCATCAGCTTCAACCAGCAATTTCAAGATCTGGGGCTGAGCGCGTATCTGAACTATAGCCATCAGACCTATTGGGATCGCTCGGCGAATGACCGCTATAACCTGTCGCTCTCGCGTTATTTTGATATCGGTAAAGTGAAAAACGTCAGTTTGACCTTCTCGGCTTACCGTAACCGCTATAACGAAAGCAATGACGATGGCGTGTATCTCTCCATGTCGATGCCGTTTGGTAACAGCGCAACAATCAGTTATAGCGCGACGGTGAGTGGCCGTGAACACAGTCAGCGAGTGGGTTATACCGATCGTCTGGATGCTCACAACAACTACCAGATCAATACCGGCGTAGCACGTAGCGGCGCGCTAGTCAGTGGTAACTATAACCACATAGGTAATAGTGCGGATATCAATGCCAACGCCAGCTATCAGGAAGGACAATACTCTTCTGTTGGTTTAGGTATTCAGGGCGGGGCAACTATCACCCCTGAAGGCGGGGCTTTGCATCGGGTTAATACCCTTGGCGGCACTCGCTTGTTACTCGATACCCAAGGGGTATCCGGCGTTCCGGTTCAGGGATATGGCTCATCGATACGGACCAACCAGTTTGGTAAAGCTGTGGTTGGTGATGTGAATAGCTACTACCGCAATCGGGCCAGTATAGATATCGATAACCTGGCAGACGATGTTGAAGCCAGAGGAACCATAGCCCAGGTCACATTGACTGAAGGTGCTATTGGTTATCGCCGCTTTAATGTGATTTCCGGCGAAAAAGCGATGGCCATGATACGTATGGCAGATGGCACATCACCGCCATTTGGGGCCACCGTGTTAAATGAAAATCAGCAAGAGACCGGCATTGTTAATGACGACGGTTCCACCTATCTCAGTGGGATCAAAGCCGGTGAAACCATGTCAGTACACTGGAATGGGAAGGCGCAATGCAGCATCACTCTGCCGCAGGCTCTTTCTCCAGCAATACTGGCGAATCTACTGTTGCCTTGCCAGCCAATAGCGACGGGGGATAAACCTCCGGTGTCGCAGTAG
- a CDS encoding type 1 fimbrial protein, producing the protein MSRSFFLIVPPSLLMALLLSLPVTADPMKTAWGRVSMEGSITDTACAIEPGSLEQTIDMAILPIGKLVQNGAGDEHPFEIRLLHCTIAHPDPDKSNQQHFVVTFDGAADGNNFAVNGEAEGVAMQIIDDKGNVSTPGVASPEINIIPADMKLNYALRLVGNGKTLRAGTYHSSVRFKLDYY; encoded by the coding sequence ATGTCCAGGTCTTTTTTTTTGATAGTGCCTCCTTCCTTACTGATGGCGTTATTGCTGAGTTTACCGGTAACGGCAGATCCCATGAAAACAGCCTGGGGCCGCGTGAGTATGGAAGGAAGTATTACTGATACTGCTTGTGCGATAGAGCCCGGAAGCTTGGAACAGACCATCGATATGGCGATTTTGCCTATTGGTAAATTGGTTCAGAACGGTGCAGGGGATGAACACCCGTTTGAGATTCGGTTGCTGCATTGCACGATAGCTCACCCTGATCCAGATAAGTCGAACCAGCAGCATTTTGTTGTGACATTTGACGGTGCCGCAGACGGTAATAATTTTGCAGTTAATGGTGAAGCCGAAGGAGTGGCAATGCAAATTATTGATGATAAAGGCAATGTTTCGACGCCAGGGGTGGCATCACCGGAGATCAATATAATTCCTGCTGATATGAAACTCAATTATGCCCTGCGGTTAGTGGGCAATGGTAAGACACTGCGTGCTGGAACTTATCATTCTAGCGTTCGTTTCAAATTGGATTATTACTGA
- a CDS encoding fimbria A protein, whose translation MKLNKTILAAALVLGFASMANAADQGQGTVTFNGSIIDAPCSIASGSDSQTVEMGQISNVLLQNGGKSNPAKKFDIKLENCDIATLKTVTTTFSGAESEAVPGLLGITGLAEGAGIAIVDGTGSVVKLGQATAEQTLITGNNTLAFSAYLQGSTASDAIKPGSFSSVANFMLAYQ comes from the coding sequence ATGAAACTGAATAAAACAATCTTGGCTGCTGCTCTGGTATTAGGTTTTGCTTCTATGGCTAACGCTGCTGATCAAGGCCAGGGTACTGTGACTTTCAATGGTTCAATCATTGATGCACCTTGCTCAATCGCATCAGGTTCTGATTCTCAGACTGTTGAAATGGGTCAGATCTCTAACGTACTTCTGCAGAATGGCGGCAAATCAAACCCTGCCAAAAAGTTCGACATCAAACTGGAAAACTGTGACATCGCTACTCTGAAAACTGTAACCACTACTTTTAGCGGTGCAGAATCAGAAGCAGTACCTGGCCTGCTGGGCATCACTGGTCTGGCTGAAGGCGCTGGTATCGCCATCGTTGATGGTACTGGTTCTGTTGTGAAACTGGGTCAAGCAACTGCTGAACAGACTCTGATCACCGGCAACAACACTTTGGCATTCTCTGCTTACCTGCAGGGCAGCACAGCTTCTGACGCTATCAAACCAGGTAGCTTCTCAAGCGTAGCTAACTTCATGCTGGCTTACCAATAA
- a CDS encoding faeA-like family protein, with product MKPKNQRKEEVMGILEDHCNSLMEQFTESPPPVINWPKTRELADKAHLDIYTARLVLMKLVEEDRARMSETKVMNSLRWFVTQPEKK from the coding sequence ATGAAACCGAAGAATCAGAGAAAAGAAGAAGTGATGGGTATTCTGGAGGACCACTGTAATTCGTTAATGGAGCAGTTTACTGAGTCGCCACCACCTGTTATCAATTGGCCAAAAACCAGAGAACTTGCCGATAAAGCGCACTTGGATATTTATACGGCAAGATTGGTATTAATGAAGCTAGTCGAGGAAGACAGGGCCAGAATGTCAGAAACCAAAGTGATGAACTCATTACGCTGGTTTGTTACTCAGCCAGAAAAAAAATGA
- the mutS gene encoding DNA mismatch repair protein MutS: protein MNNTDKLDSHTPMMQQYLRLKAQHPDILLFYRMGDFYELFYSDAKRASQLLDISLTKRGASAGEPIPMAGVPYHSIENYLAKLVQLGESAAICEQIGDPATSKGPVERKVVRIVTPGTVSDEALLQERQDNLLAAIWQDARGFGYATLDISSGRFRVAQPADLETMAAELQRTHPAELLYPENFEQMSLIEHRHGLRRRPLWEFELETARQQLNLQFGTRDLIGFGVEQAHQALRAAGCLLQYVKDTQRTSLPHIRGLTMERQQDGIVMDAATRRNLELTQNLSGGSENTLAAILDCSVTAMGSRMLKRWLHMPVRDIKVLSDRQQAIGGLQDITAELQTPLRQVGDLERILARLALRTARPRDLARMRHAFQQLPEIHRLLQSVDVPHVQNLLSQVGQFDELQDLLVRAIVEAPPVLVRDGGVIAPGYNSELDEWRALADGATDYLDRLEIREREKLGLDTLKVGFNGVHGYYIQVSRGQSHLVPIHYVRRQTLKNAERYIIPELKEYEDKVLTSKGKALAIEKGLYEEIFDLLLPHLPELQISANALAELDVLANLAERAETLNYNCPTLSDKPGIKITAGRHPVVEQVLSEPFISNPLTLSPQRRMLIITGPNMGGKSTYMRQTALIVLLAHMGSYVPAESAIIGPVDRIFTRVGAADDLASGRSTFMVEMTETANILHNATEQSLVLMDEIGRGTSTYDGLSLAWACAENLASRIKAMTLFATHYFELTTLPEKMEGVVNVHLDALEHGETIAFMHSVQDGAASKSYGLAVAALAGVPRDVIKRARQKLKELESLSNNAAASKIDGSQLTLLNEETPPAVEALEALDPDSLSPRQALEWIYRLKNMV, encoded by the coding sequence ATGAATAATACCGATAAACTCGATTCTCACACCCCGATGATGCAGCAGTATCTTCGGCTCAAGGCCCAGCATCCTGACATTCTATTGTTCTACCGGATGGGGGATTTTTACGAACTGTTCTACAGTGATGCCAAGCGAGCTTCACAGCTACTGGATATCTCACTCACTAAACGCGGAGCCTCCGCAGGTGAGCCTATTCCGATGGCTGGGGTACCTTATCATTCGATAGAAAACTATCTGGCGAAGCTGGTCCAGTTAGGTGAGTCTGCCGCAATTTGCGAGCAAATCGGTGATCCCGCCACCAGTAAAGGGCCAGTTGAGCGTAAAGTAGTGCGTATCGTGACACCAGGTACTGTCAGTGATGAAGCTCTGCTACAAGAACGTCAGGATAATCTGCTGGCGGCTATCTGGCAGGATGCGCGCGGTTTTGGCTATGCGACGTTAGATATCAGCTCCGGTCGTTTTAGGGTTGCACAACCCGCAGATCTTGAAACCATGGCTGCCGAGTTGCAGCGAACGCATCCCGCAGAGTTACTTTACCCAGAAAACTTTGAGCAGATGTCGTTGATAGAACACCGGCATGGCTTGCGCCGCCGTCCATTATGGGAGTTTGAGCTAGAAACCGCCCGTCAGCAGCTTAATCTGCAATTCGGCACCCGTGATTTAATCGGGTTTGGTGTAGAGCAAGCCCATCAAGCACTGCGCGCTGCGGGTTGCCTACTGCAATATGTCAAAGATACCCAACGTACCTCTCTACCCCATATCCGCGGTTTAACCATGGAGCGCCAGCAAGATGGCATTGTTATGGATGCCGCGACCCGTCGTAACCTTGAACTGACCCAGAACCTGTCTGGTGGGTCTGAAAATACGTTAGCTGCTATTCTCGATTGCAGTGTGACCGCAATGGGCAGCCGCATGCTAAAACGCTGGCTGCATATGCCGGTTCGCGATATCAAGGTATTAAGCGATCGCCAACAAGCAATCGGCGGCTTACAAGATATCACCGCCGAACTGCAAACGCCGTTGCGTCAGGTAGGCGACTTAGAACGTATTCTGGCTCGTTTGGCGCTGCGCACTGCGCGCCCAAGAGATTTAGCGCGGATGCGCCATGCTTTCCAGCAATTGCCGGAGATTCACCGTCTACTGCAATCGGTGGATGTTCCCCACGTGCAAAATTTGTTGTCACAAGTCGGTCAGTTTGATGAATTACAGGATCTGTTGGTGCGGGCAATTGTAGAAGCACCGCCAGTGTTAGTACGTGATGGTGGTGTCATTGCGCCGGGTTATAATTCTGAACTCGATGAATGGCGAGCTCTGGCCGATGGTGCTACCGATTATCTGGATCGGCTGGAGATCCGTGAGCGTGAAAAGCTGGGCCTGGATACACTGAAGGTCGGTTTTAATGGCGTCCACGGCTATTACATTCAGGTAAGTCGTGGTCAGAGCCACTTGGTTCCGATTCATTATGTCCGTAGACAAACCCTGAAGAATGCTGAGCGCTATATCATTCCAGAACTGAAAGAGTATGAAGACAAGGTTCTGACCTCTAAAGGCAAAGCGCTGGCGATTGAAAAAGGGTTATATGAAGAGATTTTCGATCTTCTGTTGCCACATCTGCCTGAATTGCAAATCAGTGCTAATGCGTTGGCGGAACTGGATGTACTGGCGAATCTGGCTGAAAGAGCGGAAACACTCAACTACAACTGCCCAACCCTGAGTGATAAACCGGGGATTAAAATTACCGCTGGCCGCCATCCGGTCGTCGAGCAGGTTCTCAGTGAGCCCTTTATTTCTAACCCGCTGACGTTATCACCTCAGCGGCGGATGCTGATCATTACCGGCCCGAATATGGGGGGTAAAAGTACCTATATGCGCCAAACAGCCTTAATAGTTTTGTTGGCACACATGGGGAGTTATGTTCCGGCGGAAAGCGCTATCATTGGCCCGGTTGATCGCATATTTACCCGCGTAGGTGCCGCTGACGATCTGGCTTCAGGCCGTTCCACCTTCATGGTCGAAATGACGGAAACAGCCAATATCCTGCATAACGCCACGGAGCAAAGTCTTGTGCTGATGGATGAGATTGGTCGCGGTACATCCACTTATGATGGCCTTTCATTAGCCTGGGCTTGTGCTGAAAATCTGGCGAGCCGTATTAAAGCGATGACGCTGTTCGCCACTCATTACTTTGAGTTAACCACCCTACCGGAAAAAATGGAAGGTGTGGTAAACGTCCACCTTGATGCTCTGGAACATGGCGAAACTATCGCCTTCATGCACAGTGTGCAGGATGGGGCAGCCAGTAAAAGTTATGGTCTGGCAGTCGCAGCCCTGGCCGGTGTACCACGTGATGTGATTAAGCGGGCACGGCAAAAACTGAAAGAGCTCGAGTCCCTGTCTAATAATGCCGCAGCCAGTAAGATTGATGGCTCACAACTGACGTTGTTAAATGAAGAGACACCACCTGCGGTTGAAGCATTGGAAGCACTGGACCCAGACTCATTATCACCACGTCAGGCATTGGAATGGATTTATCGCCTGAAGAATATGGTGTAA